TCAAAAAAAGTTATTTTCACGTAGATCGAGAAAATCCTCGAACCTATGTTTCACTTATGCATAGCGGCAGCGTAGCTCACGTGAGACTGTGCCTGCCTTTAGACATGTGCTTCACGCAGATCGAGAAAATCCTGAAACCGCTGCTCCACTTATATGTATACATGAGGCAGCGTAGCTCACATGAGACTGTGCCAGCCCTTAAACATGTGCTTAACGTAGATTCAGAAAATTTTCGAACCGTGTTCCACTTATATATAGCGGCAGTGCAGTCCATGTGAGACTACGACGCATGTGTTTTTAGCATGAGACTGGCAACGAGATTTTTTTATAATGTGTAAACCTACGCATGCGAAGGTGGGGAGTCCAACTTCCGACCTGGAGCTTGTCACTACGGGGAACGCTGCCAACCGAGCAAACTGCTATGGGTAATTTATTTTAATGGTTCCAATAAACAAATGAGTGGTGCAGCTTGAGAGACTTACCATCCATGTCGTCGTCAGGTTATCAATCGCTCAGCTCTGCCACTCGACTGATTCAGCTCTGACTGAGGCATCGCTCAATAATTCATCCATCACATCGAAGgaaagatctatatatatattaatatttatatatatattaatatttttatataaaattagttaaAATTATTTATTGAGAGTGAACAATATTTATTTAGGACGGAGCGAGTAACAGTTACACGTCGGCCTAGAACCATGCGCTGAGTACTTCCTACTTTCACGCGCGCAGTTGCCTGGGTTGTTTCTCTACTCCTTTTTCTAGACCCAATAATGATAAGTGGAGGCAGCGGCCCATGCGCTCTAGGAGCCCAGGTaaatctctttttttttcttgttgtTGGCCTCAACTCTATATACAAGATAGTAAATACAAAAGCCACTACAAGAGATTGGGTCTTCTATGACAATTTTCTGGATTATGACGGACCTTCTATGACAACAGCATATTTTCAGAGAAGGGGTATTGTGATAAGAAAAAGCCTGTAATTATGACCGAATCCTAAAAATTGTCACAATCAGTAATTCTGACACTGATTGTGACAATTGTTGGCTTTTTCTTGTCACAGTACCCCTTCTCTGACAATATGCTGTTGTCATAGAAGGTCCGTCGTAATCCAGAAAATTGTCATAGAAGGCCCAATCTCTTATAGTGAGCATATATATTATTTTCACAGATATTATAATACTATCGTATTACCCTATAATTTGTTCTCCCAGATCTGGAATATTGTTCCCTTGTGAAGATGGAACATTGTTTGCTGATCCTAAACATGGTCTCTATATAATAAAAGAGAATGTTCTTTCTTTATGAGATAAATGTTCGATAATAAAATTTATCTACATATATCCATGTAGGTCTTGTTTTAAAGGATTTATTACAATAAACACAATAGTGTAATCAAAATTTAATTTACATTTTTAATTTGTAAACTATAGATTTTTAAATTTGTAGCAAATCATGCCATCATCATGTTATTTTACTATGCATGCATACATGTTCTTGTATGAGTACGACCTCAGTATACAACGTTAAGTGAAACGCAGCTGAGAGCAACCACAATATGAACTTAGTAGTCCATATGGTCAGCTTTTATATCAGTGAGCTATAGCTACTATTTGTGCAGGAGTCTATATGGACCAATATATGGAACCCACCGTAACATAAAAAAAATGAAGTGACATGAGAGATATGCTGCGAAATGAAGCGAGGCTAAAATGAAAAATAATACCCGCACCTCTTTTTGTTATATCATCCATGCATGATGATGAAAGATCAGACGCATCAAGCAGAGAGTGCCCGGTGCCCCTGTCGCGAACTCCATGGAGCCGATAGGAGCGGTGGTGGGGAGTTGGGGACAAGAAAAGGGGCAGGACTTTCATAAATAAAAAAACATCATCCATGTGGGAGACACCCCTCGGGTTTCTGGTTAAGATAAAAAGTGATCTTCTCACGTAGATCGAAAAAGTTATTTTCATGTAGATTGAGAAAATTCTCGAACGCATGTTTcacttagagcaaggctaataatacagccggcttgctggctgtaaggttccttacagccttctctcagcccactcatatactagttagctctttacagttaatacatggcccacttgtctctctcacagactttcttggttcttgtgcccaagccggctgtaagcttacagcccgcttcttctctctcttctcccctctctcttacacctcagcatttagtcggtttacagcctgctattatacttgctcttatgcATAGCGGCAGCGTAGCTCACGTGAGACTGTGCCTGCCTTTAGACATGTGCTTCACGCAGATCGAGAAAATCCTCAAACCTCTGCTCCACTTATATGTATACATGAGGCAGCGTAGCTCACGTGAGACTGTGCCAGCCCTTAAACATGTGCTTAACGTAGATCGAGAAAATCTTCGAACCCTATTCCACTTATATATAGCGGCAGTGCAGTCCATGTGAAGACTGTGACGCATGTGTTTTTAGCATGAGACTGACAACGAGATTTTTTTATAATGTGTAAACCTACGCATGCGAATGTGGGGAGTCCAACTTCCGACCTGGAGCTTGTCACTACGGGGAACGCTGCCAACCGAGCAAACTGCTATGGGTAATTTATTTTAATGGTTCCAATAAACAAATGAGTGGTGCAGCTTGAGAGACTTACCATCCATGTCGTCGTCAGGTTATCAATCGCTCAGCTCTGCCACTCGACTGATTCAGCTCTGACTGAGGCATCGCTCAATAATTCATCCATCACATCGAAGGAAAcatctatatatatattaatatttatatatatatatatatatattaatatttttatataaaattagttaaAATTATTTATTGAGAGTGAACAATATTTATTTAGGACGGAGCGAGTAACAGTTACACGTCGGCCTAGAACCATGCGCTGAGTACTTCCTACTTCCACGCGCGCAGTTGCCTGGGTTGTTTCTCTACTCCTTTTTCTAGACCCAATAATGATAAGTGGAGGCAGCGGCCCATGCGCTCTAGGAGCCCAGGTAAATCTCTTTTTTTTCGTGTTGTTGGCCTCAACTCTATATACAAGATAGTAAATACAAAAGCGCATATATATTATTTTCACAGATATTATAATACTATCATATTACCCAATAATTTGTTCTCCCAGATCTGGAATATTGTTCCCTTGTGAAGATGGAACATTGTTTGCTGATCCTAAACATGGTCTCTATATAATAAAAGAGAATGTTCTTTCTTTATGAGATAAATGTTCGATAATAAAATTTATCTACATATATCCATGCGGGTCTTGTTTTAAAGGATTTATTACAATAAACACAATAGTGTAATCAAAATTTAATTTACATTTTTAATTTGTAAACTATAGATTTTTAAATTTGTAGcaaaccatgccatcatcatgttATTTTACTATGCATGCATACATGTTCTTGTATGAGTACCACCTCAGTATACAACGTTAAGTGAAACGCAGCTGAGAGCAACCACAATATGAACTTGGTAGTCCATATGGTCAGCTTTTATATCAGTGAGCTATAGCTACTATTTGTGCAGGAGTCTATATGGACCAATATATGgtgttggtttgatctcccaaccacagtggcccaacggccacttgggccttgacctcgcgccctgatcgggggcgcccagtccatctatggTGAGCATATATATTATGCTGTTGTCATAGTACCCCTTCTCTGACAATATGCTGTTGTCATAGACGGTCCGTCGTAATCCAGAAAATTGTCATAGAAGGCCCAATCTCTTATAGTGAGCATATATATTATTTTCACAGATATTATAATACTATCGTATTACCCTATAATTTGTTCTCCCAGATCTGAAATATTGTTCCCTTGTGAAGATGGAACATTGTTTGCTGATCCTAAACATGGTCTCTATATAATAAAAGAGAATGTTCTTTCTTTATAATACTATCGTATTACCCTATAATTTGTTCTCCcagatcgggggcgcccaacagCCTTTTTCTTGTCACAGTACCCCTTCTCTGACAATATGCTGTTGTCATAGACGGTCCGTCGTAATCCAGAAAATTGTCATAGAAGGCCCAATCTCTTATAGTGAGCATATATATTATTTTCACAGATATTATAATACTATCGTATTACCCTATAATTTGTTCTCCCAGATCTGAAATATTGTTCCCTTGTGAAGATGGAACATTGTTTGCTGATCCTAAACATGGTCTCTATATAATAAAAGAGAATGTTCTTTCTTTATGAGATAAATGTTCGATAATAAAATTTATCTACATATATCCATGTAGGTCTTGTTTTAAAGGATTTATTACAATAAACACAATAGTGTAATCAAAATTTAATTTACATTTTTAATTTGTAAACTATAGATTTTTAAATTTGTAGcaaaccatgccatcatcatgttATTTTACTATGCATGCATACATGTTCTTGTATGAGTACGACCTCAGTATACAACGTTAAGTGAAACGCAGCTGAGAGCAACCACAATATGAACTTGGTAGTCCATATGGTCAGCTTTTATATCAGTGAGCTATAGCTACTATTTGTGTAAGAGTCTATATGGACCAATATATGGAACCCACCGTAACATAAAAAAATGAGTAAAGTGCAccagcggtccctaaacttgtactgctgtgtcatctcggtccttaaactcgcaaatcgaccgtttatgtcctcaaacttgttcatctgtgtcatctcggtccctaaacttaTTCGACTGTGTCATCCCGGTCTCTAAACTTGCAAATCGACCGTTtaagtcctcaaacttgttcagttgtGTCATCCCGCTCCCTAAACTTAGTCTCATCTGGGTCAAAACAGGGTAATctaaaaactttatatcaaaaagtaattcataacttttttatatgaacccgaatgaagacaaactttatatcaaaattgaagccctcgacgcgatctacgacttcgtagttgaaaagtttttgaattaaaactgttttgggtcccaaaatattattgtatgtttatagattttgaaacttgaaatttaaaattaaattttgggATACTAAATGACTACAAACAAAAAATTTTCAAcgacaaagttgtagattgtattgagaactataactttcatatagaccatatcaatatccaagattgtttgataattttaaattttaaatttcaaatttcaaattttgaaattagtTTATGATCTTTCCTTCACACTGAAGGACAAATGGTAGTTTTTAAATACtacatccgttccaaattacaagttgttttaacttttttttttataCATCCATTTTATTATACATCTagacatatattatatctagatacataacaaattaATATACTAAATAAGTCAAAgtaatttataatttagaacagagggagtacaagTTATGGTTGGCATACTCGATACCACCTTCTTGTGCAGTGAGCCCTAATCCAACTGTAAATTAATGTATGTCAGGGCGAAGCACAAGTTGATCAATCTTTTTGGCACAAGATCAGAGAACTAATCTCCCTTTTTTGTATTTAAAATTATGCACGCCTGGCGCATCTCGATGCAAGTCAAGTCTTCCCCAAAAAAGCCAACTTCGTTATTACTACGACTCTTGTATACTCATAAACGAGATCTCGATGCAAGTCAAGCCTTCCTCAACAAACCAAATTCATTATTTCACTCATGGTTAGATTCCCCCACAGAAAAGAACACGCAACTTAGGAGGTGTCACATCGGGTACCACATCAGATATCACATCGGGTGTTCGTATATTaataataaaattaattacagaaGTCATGACTAATTCGTGAGATAAATCTATTAAGGTTAATTAATcaatcattagcatatgtttagtgtagcaccacattgtcaaatcatagactaattaggcttaatagattcgtcttgcaaattagtctcaatctgtgcaattagttttgtaattagtctacgtttaatactttaaattagtgtcaaacattcgatgtgacatagactaaactttagtaggtggaaccaaacaccccatgTCTGTACCGCAGATCTATACTGCAGATCTAATTTATGAGTAGGCTCTACAACAAACTTTTAAAAATAAAAGAgtgttagatttagaattagtttacaaaaagtgttaaaaaaaataCCCCAACGCCGACCAGCTTGACTTTGCCTCTCTGTATCAATTAGCtggcttagggggtgtttggttctttagtcgcttctaaaatttatgtcacatcaaatgtttagatactaataaggaacattaaatatagattaattacaaaaccaattgcatagatggaggctaattagcgagatgattttttaagcctaattaatctgtcattagcacatgtttactgtagcacaacgttgtcaaatcatggactaattaggctaaaaagattcgtctcgcaaattagtcgcaagttgtgcaattagtttaataattaatctatatttaatactccatacatgtatcaaacattcgaagtgacatgaattttagataACCAAACAGGACCTTATTCGTCTCACGCACAAGATAAACACTGTATAGGCAGATGGGACTCGTCGTCCTTTGGTGtccgcatcatcatcatcatcagtgcTTCTTCCTGGAAGCTGCAGTGATGGGCATGCAAGTAAATTCACGTGTTGACTGGGGTTGGCCTATGACGGGACGTAGAGACGACGACTTGGACTGTTGTGGAGAAGCAGTGGAAGAGATATGAACCGTAGAGACGACGACTTGGACTGCTCCTCTCTTCAGCCAAAGTCACGGTCACCCCAACAGAGCCAGTCAATAAACAAAAGGCAGAGTTACTACTACCGCGATATATATACGAGAAGCATTGTTTTCTTGCCAAGCTCCAACGATGGCTCGCGCGAGCGCATCAGCCCCCTTATATTCTCTCGCTTTCATCTGCCTCAGCTACTCTTTCTTGGTGCTATGCATGCACGTTCCTTCGTCGTCATCGGTTTCATTCAGCTTCAACTTTTCCAACACTACTGGTGACGACCCCTGCGGCGGACTCGAGCTCATGTGCTACCGCGATGCGCATTTCGACAAGACCACATCAGCCATCGAGCTGACAAAGGACCTCCGAGGAGAAATCACCGACAGCCAAGGTCGGGTGTGGTACAAGCTGCCCGTGCCGCTATGGAAAGAGAGCACCGGCGAGGTAGCGAGCTTCACCACCACTTTCTCCTTCAACCTCACGCCGTCCGACTCCAACCGGTGCATGGACACATGGGCATCTCAGACGGGCGACGGCATGGCCTTCTTCCTTGCGCCTTGGCCTAACTCTAACTCGAGCACCGGCGGCGGCATCGTCCTGCCCAACGCAACCGCAATGGAAGGCGGCGACCTCTACCTTTTCAACCCCAGCAACCATTTCAACGCAACGGGTGACAATCGGGTTGTTGCCGTCGAGTTCGACACATTCTATAATGTGGGATGGGACAACAGTACCATCCAGCACATCGGCATCGATGTCAACTCCATCGTGTCTGTGGCGAGCACGGACACTCCAGGGATGAACAACCTCACATCCCCCTTCACCAAGGCGGCCATGATCAGCTACGACAACGTGACCCAGATGCTAGCCGTTGATCTGCAGATCAACGGTACTCCGTACGCCCTGAACACGACCGTCAACCTTACACAAAGCTTGCCGGAGATTGTGGCTGTCGGATTCTCAGCATCGACCGGCGACTGTGTGGAGCTGCACCAGCTCCTGTCTTGGTCCTTCAACTCGACACTCCAAGAACCCAAGTTGGCAGAGGTTGCCGGGGCAGTCATCAAACCAGAGCCCTCGGCGAAATTACTACTCGAGGTACTAGTTCCTACAGGATCTGTTCTCGTATGTGCAGGTGCCGTCCTTCTCCTATGGAGGACGCATGCAAGAAATCGCCGCCCAAGTCAAGGTTCCGACAGTGAGGAATCCGACGAGCAAAACAACGGCGAGGCTGCCACCTTCGAAATGAGTGTCGCCGGTCCAAGACGTTACCACTACCGCGATCTCGCCGCTGCAACCGGCGGATTCGCAGACGAGAATTTGCTTGGGCGTGGGGGGTTTGGCAGCGTGTACCAGGGCCGGCTCCCCGGTTCTTCTAACGAGGACGACAATGAAgaccagcaccagcagcagctgcagctgcagcggcggcggcaggaggTAGCCATCAAGAAGTTCAACTCGGAGTCATTGTCTCA
This sequence is a window from Miscanthus floridulus cultivar M001 chromosome 10, ASM1932011v1, whole genome shotgun sequence. Protein-coding genes within it:
- the LOC136485573 gene encoding L-type lectin-domain containing receptor kinase IX.1-like — protein: MARASASAPLYSLAFICLSYSFLVLCMHVPSSSSVSFSFNFSNTTGDDPCGGLELMCYRDAHFDKTTSAIELTKDLRGEITDSQGRVWYKLPVPLWKESTGEVASFTTTFSFNLTPSDSNRCMDTWASQTGDGMAFFLAPWPNSNSSTGGGIVLPNATAMEGGDLYLFNPSNHFNATGDNRVVAVEFDTFYNVGWDNSTIQHIGIDVNSIVSVASTDTPGMNNLTSPFTKAAMISYDNVTQMLAVDLQINGTPYALNTTVNLTQSLPEIVAVGFSASTGDCVELHQLLSWSFNSTLQEPKLAEVAGAVIKPEPSAKLLLEVLVPTGSVLVCAGAVLLLWRTHARNRRPSQGSDSEESDEQNNGEAATFEMSVAGPRRYHYRDLAAATGGFADENLLGRGGFGSVYQGRLPGSSNEDDNEDQHQQQLQLQRRRQEVAIKKFNSESLSQSRKEFEAEVKIIARLRHRNLVQLLGWCDSRRGLLLVYELMPEGSLDKHIYSTDKVLNWPERYKIILGLGSALHYLHRDWDQRVVHGDIKPSNILLDSSYNAKLGDFGLARLGDHGTGPQTTDLVKGTMGYIDPEFVNTHRRSTESDIYSFGVVLLEIVSGRSPVDRQDPSFSLLKWVETLYCQQGVGRVLDAADVRLRGDEAHDRQMERALLVGLWCAHRDPGQRPSIAEAMQVLQSEELKLPALSLHMYSKLATPPSVGNVASTVVDDSGVSGSSFASGVRSAETAGTTAGSSESFATLPVVLPPHSTW